A part of Myxococcus landrumus genomic DNA contains:
- a CDS encoding efflux RND transporter periplasmic adaptor subunit, with protein MRRAGTLTLAVAMLAVGACKKDEESPKGAAPSAGAKGGGRPGGGPGGRGPLQFPVEVAPVEARDVEFVVNAVGSVEAFERVQITARVPGAVERVLFMEGQMVKKGDVLAEIEPARYAIAVRAAEATLARSRAALVEAKSGAERRSAVNQASPGLLPAEQLETFQTRALTAEAEVASARAALDQALLNQRDAYVRAPMDGVLQTRTVQTGQYVQAGVVLATLLRKDPLLLRFTVPEADVARIKPGLPARFSVRSESGSYKAKITHVAEAADEASRMVPVTAEVSSEDAKRLRPGAFAAVVVPVETRGGSPVVPQTAVRASERGFLAFVVEGDKARERVLELGMRTSDGRVEVREGLKPGETLVVRGGEALRDGASVRVAEGKKPPLTVEPRAEDGAGGGGARP; from the coding sequence ATGCGACGCGCAGGAACGCTGACGCTGGCCGTGGCGATGCTGGCCGTGGGGGCATGCAAGAAGGACGAGGAGTCCCCGAAGGGCGCGGCACCTTCCGCCGGAGCGAAGGGGGGCGGCCGTCCCGGGGGAGGCCCGGGTGGCCGAGGTCCTCTCCAGTTCCCCGTCGAGGTTGCCCCCGTCGAGGCGCGCGACGTCGAGTTCGTCGTGAACGCGGTGGGCTCCGTCGAGGCCTTCGAGCGGGTGCAGATCACCGCCCGCGTGCCCGGTGCCGTGGAGCGGGTGCTCTTCATGGAAGGGCAGATGGTGAAGAAGGGCGACGTGCTCGCGGAGATAGAGCCCGCGCGCTACGCCATCGCCGTGCGCGCGGCCGAGGCCACGCTGGCCCGTTCGCGTGCCGCGCTCGTGGAGGCGAAGTCCGGCGCTGAGCGCCGCTCCGCCGTCAACCAGGCAAGCCCTGGGCTCCTGCCCGCGGAGCAGCTCGAGACGTTCCAGACGCGAGCGCTCACGGCGGAGGCGGAAGTGGCCTCCGCGCGAGCGGCGCTGGACCAGGCGCTGCTCAACCAACGGGACGCCTACGTGCGAGCCCCCATGGACGGTGTGCTCCAGACGCGCACGGTGCAGACGGGCCAGTACGTCCAGGCGGGAGTGGTGCTCGCGACGCTGCTGCGCAAGGACCCGCTGCTCTTGCGCTTCACCGTGCCGGAGGCCGACGTGGCGCGCATCAAGCCGGGCCTGCCCGCGCGGTTCTCGGTGCGCTCGGAGAGCGGCTCGTACAAGGCGAAGATCACCCATGTGGCGGAGGCCGCCGACGAGGCCAGCCGGATGGTCCCCGTGACGGCGGAGGTGTCCAGCGAGGACGCGAAGCGGCTGCGGCCGGGCGCGTTCGCCGCGGTGGTGGTGCCGGTGGAGACGCGTGGCGGCAGTCCGGTGGTGCCGCAGACGGCGGTGCGCGCCAGCGAGCGAGGCTTCCTGGCGTTCGTGGTGGAGGGCGACAAGGCGCGTGAGCGCGTCCTCGAACTGGGCATGCGCACGTCGGATGGACGGGTGGAGGTCCGCGAGGGACTCAAGCCCGGTGAGACGCTGGTGGTGCGCGGCGGCGAGGCCCTGCGCGACGGCGCCTCGGTGCGCGTGGCCGAGGGGAAGAAGCCCCCGCTGACGGTGGAGCCTCGCGCGGAGGACGGCGCTGGCGGAGGAGGTGCTCGCCCATGA
- a CDS encoding putative metal-binding motif-containing protein, with amino-acid sequence MRLFHVSVLLLTAPLWGCKRETNSTEGVVRVFISYATFKPKCLTLVVEDTQNPSNKRDTLVQVEPDRVSDMRTGVILEQKGWSRNLRVTARAHERTCEGPVIALQSSTVLFPEKDVTDVTLDLRAEDLDGDEYFANKGPYPGTDCDDSQSGVNPGAQEVCDGIDNNCAAGESDVGGNTEYWVDADGDTYGDAASPSARACGAPPGAALRGGDCNDRDAAIHPGQAELLCDGKDDNCNNVADDAPFDVGAICHTAQLCEGRTACQGATASTCISTEVPVPYFADDDGDGNSGHPVGEACAAPEPGATREQTDCDEGTVLASRTVPTETCDRLDNNCNGQTDEGIAGCNAVAWSPAPSPGLGGTRFDAVATYAKGRGWIAGDNKVVRIENNTLFPVASCDSGAEWRSAWAASNGRVFLGSSNGQFGTMAPGGEATPCVQEASTFTGAIYGLIGFEQGNGDIILYAATGQGRILRWRYVPGAANQEVPTSVTQVSANLRAIHGLGPESLIAVGAETVGGQQRPVAFRAPASGSTTWVREELGVPDATGFLTGVRVLTQRLVYVSGDDGLLLEKTRNTWTRKPPLILSSGSQPTIRSLAAFGRTAIYAVSSEVNDIHFFNGSAWSSVTTAPQTLNALGGSGPGDVWATGHSGTLLRWTPP; translated from the coding sequence ATGCGTTTATTCCATGTGAGTGTATTGCTGCTGACAGCTCCCCTCTGGGGCTGCAAGAGGGAGACCAATTCCACCGAAGGCGTCGTCCGGGTCTTCATCTCCTATGCGACGTTCAAGCCGAAGTGCCTGACGCTCGTCGTGGAGGACACTCAGAACCCTTCGAACAAGCGGGACACCTTGGTGCAGGTGGAGCCCGACCGCGTGAGCGACATGCGCACCGGCGTCATCCTCGAGCAGAAGGGCTGGAGCCGGAACCTGCGCGTGACAGCCCGCGCCCACGAACGCACGTGCGAGGGACCCGTCATCGCACTCCAGTCCTCGACCGTGCTCTTCCCGGAGAAGGACGTCACGGACGTCACGCTGGACCTTCGCGCCGAGGACCTCGATGGCGATGAGTACTTCGCGAACAAGGGCCCCTATCCGGGAACGGACTGCGACGACTCACAGTCTGGCGTCAACCCTGGAGCCCAGGAGGTTTGCGACGGCATCGACAACAACTGCGCCGCGGGTGAGAGCGATGTCGGTGGCAACACCGAGTACTGGGTGGACGCGGACGGAGACACCTATGGCGATGCGGCGAGCCCCTCGGCCCGCGCGTGTGGCGCACCTCCGGGTGCCGCGCTTCGCGGCGGTGACTGCAACGACAGGGACGCCGCCATCCACCCTGGACAGGCGGAGCTCCTCTGTGATGGCAAGGATGACAACTGCAACAACGTGGCGGATGATGCCCCATTCGACGTAGGCGCCATCTGTCACACGGCCCAGCTCTGCGAGGGCCGCACGGCGTGCCAGGGAGCCACCGCCTCCACGTGCATCAGCACGGAGGTGCCCGTGCCGTACTTCGCGGACGACGATGGCGATGGGAACTCCGGGCACCCGGTCGGAGAGGCCTGCGCGGCGCCGGAACCCGGTGCGACTCGCGAGCAGACCGACTGCGATGAGGGGACGGTGTTGGCGTCGAGGACCGTGCCCACCGAGACCTGTGACCGGTTGGACAACAACTGCAATGGCCAGACAGACGAAGGGATCGCGGGATGCAATGCGGTGGCGTGGAGTCCAGCGCCTTCGCCTGGGCTCGGCGGCACGCGATTCGACGCGGTCGCCACCTATGCCAAGGGCCGCGGATGGATCGCCGGTGACAACAAAGTGGTGCGCATCGAGAACAACACGCTCTTCCCCGTCGCGAGCTGTGACAGCGGTGCCGAGTGGAGATCCGCCTGGGCCGCGAGCAACGGGCGCGTGTTCCTGGGATCGAGCAATGGCCAGTTCGGAACCATGGCCCCGGGTGGTGAAGCCACGCCCTGCGTCCAAGAGGCGAGCACCTTCACCGGAGCCATCTACGGGCTGATTGGCTTCGAGCAGGGCAACGGAGACATCATCCTGTACGCGGCCACCGGGCAGGGTCGAATCCTGCGGTGGCGGTACGTCCCCGGCGCGGCGAATCAAGAGGTTCCGACCTCGGTCACCCAGGTGTCGGCGAACCTTCGAGCCATCCATGGCTTGGGTCCTGAGTCACTGATCGCCGTGGGCGCGGAGACCGTCGGCGGACAGCAGCGGCCCGTGGCCTTCCGCGCCCCCGCGAGCGGCAGCACCACCTGGGTTCGCGAAGAACTGGGTGTCCCCGATGCCACCGGGTTCCTGACGGGCGTCCGGGTCCTGACGCAGCGGCTGGTCTATGTCTCGGGCGACGATGGCTTGCTGCTCGAGAAGACTCGCAACACGTGGACCCGCAAGCCGCCCCTGATTCTGTCCAGCGGAAGCCAGCCAACCATCCGGTCCCTCGCGGCGTTCGGACGCACCGCCATCTACGCGGTGTCCTCGGAAGTGAATGACATCCACTTCTTCAATGGCTCCGCCTGGTCCAGCGTCACCACTGCGCCCCAGACACTCAACGCCCTGGGAGGCTCGGGCCCCGGAGACGTCTGGGCCACTGGTCATAGCGGCACACTTCTTCGCTGGACTCCTCCGTGA
- a CDS encoding ABC transporter ATP-binding protein, producing MSCEVPPGTQALLLGRSGAGKTTLLKSLAGLVIPSLGHITWDGQDAAHLSSAERRTRQAAFGMVFQTDALFDSLTVRQNVLFPLVRRHVPTAEAEARADEVLRAVGLEAAADTLPERLSGGMKKRAGIARALAARPSVLLADDPFAGLDPGTARQVARVLLEVSQGGTLLVAAPEAPLDLPLPRWLYLRGGQLIHDGAPAPALEHEHDEVLA from the coding sequence GTGAGCTGTGAGGTCCCTCCCGGAACGCAGGCACTCCTGCTCGGGCGTTCCGGCGCGGGGAAGACGACCCTGCTGAAGTCACTGGCGGGGCTCGTCATCCCCTCCCTTGGACACATCACCTGGGATGGCCAGGACGCGGCTCACCTGTCCTCCGCTGAGCGCCGCACACGGCAAGCGGCCTTCGGCATGGTGTTCCAGACCGACGCGCTGTTCGACTCGCTCACCGTGCGACAGAACGTCCTGTTTCCGCTGGTCCGCCGCCACGTGCCCACCGCCGAAGCGGAGGCTCGCGCGGATGAGGTGCTTCGCGCCGTGGGCCTGGAAGCCGCCGCGGACACGCTTCCGGAGCGACTGTCCGGAGGCATGAAGAAGCGCGCGGGCATCGCGCGAGCCCTCGCGGCGAGGCCCTCGGTGTTGCTCGCGGATGACCCCTTCGCCGGACTGGACCCGGGAACCGCCCGACAAGTGGCGCGGGTGCTGCTGGAGGTCTCCCAGGGCGGAACCCTCCTCGTCGCCGCACCCGAGGCACCGCTGGACCTTCCCCTTCCCCGCTGGCTCTACCTGCGCGGCGGTCAGCTCATCCACGACGGGGCTCCCGCTCCCGCGCTGGAGCATGAACACGACGAGGTGCTCGCATGA
- a CDS encoding TolC family protein gives MFTVRNALVVPLCAWMVLSPSESQAAPSDAPVAATASRDAADSAAGAANSARGAADSAPVEGSAIHGATMSLERAVSLAAERNESALAAQQRAQAAEARVARARAFFFPELSATGTYTRRSNQSTREVGGQRVVLQRYNAFGANIVARMTLFDARGFPLYRAARLEGEAVGLEAVEARRQVGFEAANAFLITLQEQQVFQAAEQRLAFARQSQADAEARAKGGLASTNDVTRAEVEVATAEVALISARNLAETSRLELGYLLVEPVEGGLAAPQALLDDAARPLDAHNALIPGAVERRPDILASRLRVESLEANALEPLARLLPALGVAATYRLTNESGLTGRTGDGFLSADLTWNLFDGGERYAERYERVALARAAALEQQASTRRVDVDIQRARVALENAQAALTQSELATRAARRNAEEQGILYRQGLATALTVADASLQQFEAEVALARSRYALGVALLGLRAAVGLDPLGKEP, from the coding sequence ATGTTCACTGTTCGAAACGCCCTCGTCGTGCCCCTGTGTGCCTGGATGGTCTTGTCCCCGTCCGAGTCCCAGGCGGCACCGAGCGATGCCCCCGTGGCCGCCACTGCCTCGCGCGACGCTGCGGATTCCGCAGCCGGGGCTGCGAATTCCGCACGGGGCGCTGCGGATTCCGCACCGGTCGAGGGCTCGGCCATTCATGGTGCGACGATGTCGTTGGAGCGTGCGGTGTCGTTGGCGGCGGAGCGCAACGAGTCCGCGCTCGCGGCCCAGCAGCGAGCCCAGGCCGCCGAGGCCCGTGTGGCGCGTGCGCGCGCGTTCTTCTTCCCGGAGTTGTCGGCGACGGGCACGTACACGCGCCGCTCCAACCAGTCCACGCGTGAGGTGGGCGGTCAGCGCGTCGTGCTCCAGCGCTACAACGCCTTTGGCGCGAACATCGTCGCGCGAATGACCCTCTTCGATGCTCGCGGCTTTCCGCTCTACCGGGCGGCGCGGCTGGAGGGAGAGGCCGTGGGCCTGGAGGCCGTGGAGGCTCGGCGCCAGGTGGGCTTCGAGGCGGCCAATGCCTTCCTCATCACGCTGCAGGAGCAGCAGGTCTTCCAGGCGGCGGAGCAGCGCCTCGCCTTCGCCCGGCAGTCGCAAGCGGATGCGGAGGCTCGGGCGAAGGGGGGCCTGGCCAGCACGAATGATGTGACGCGCGCGGAGGTCGAGGTCGCCACCGCGGAGGTGGCGCTCATCAGTGCCCGCAATCTCGCGGAGACGAGCCGGCTGGAGCTGGGCTACCTCCTGGTGGAGCCAGTGGAGGGAGGGCTCGCCGCGCCCCAGGCCCTGCTCGATGACGCGGCCCGTCCCTTGGATGCACACAACGCCCTCATTCCCGGGGCCGTGGAGCGTCGACCGGACATCCTGGCGTCGCGGCTGCGCGTGGAGTCGCTCGAGGCCAACGCACTTGAGCCGCTGGCCCGGTTGCTTCCAGCGCTGGGTGTGGCCGCCACATACCGCCTCACCAACGAGAGTGGCCTGACGGGTCGCACGGGAGATGGCTTCCTGTCGGCGGACCTCACGTGGAACCTCTTCGATGGCGGCGAGCGCTACGCGGAGCGCTATGAGCGAGTCGCGCTGGCGCGCGCCGCGGCGCTAGAGCAGCAGGCGAGCACGCGCCGCGTGGACGTGGACATCCAGCGGGCCCGGGTGGCATTGGAGAATGCCCAGGCGGCGCTGACGCAGAGTGAGCTGGCGACCCGTGCCGCGCGGCGGAACGCCGAAGAGCAAGGCATTCTCTACCGCCAGGGGTTGGCGACGGCGTTGACGGTGGCGGACGCCTCGTTGCAGCAGTTCGAGGCGGAGGTGGCCCTGGCGCGCAGCCGCTATGCGCTGGGCGTGGCCCTGTTGGGGTTGCGGGCGGCAGTCGGACTCGATCCTTTGGGGAAGGAACCGTGA